The genomic DNA ATTCGCGCGCGCGATTAACTGCGGCGGGTAAATCCGGTGCATCCTCTACGGGCATCCACCCTTCCAGAACACGACGAATCCGCAGGGCATCGGCACCAATCAGGATCACCGTTCGTGCCTTGCCCACAAGGGCAGCGCGCAGCGGCGTGAAGTCCTGATCTTTGCCCTGACCACCGGCGATGAGGATTAGCGGACCTGTCAATCCCGCGCAGGCAGCCTCGGTCGCCCCCACATTAGTTCCCTTGGAATCGTTATACCAAGCAACTCCATCCAACTCCGCCACTAATTGACAACGGTGGGGAAGCCCAGCGAATTCACGCAACGTGTTCAGACACGGATCTATCGGTAATTCTACTGCTTCTGCTAGGGCGAGCGCCGCCAAAGCATTGGCCAGGTTGTGACGACCAATCATCTTGACTTCGGCGGTGGGCATGAGCAAGGTCGCACCCCGGGCAATCCAGTCTCCACCCGGGCCAGGCCGTACTCCATAATCGCTAGGAGTATGAGGGATTCCCAGGGTAAAGCGGCTGATTTGCCGTTGAGGTTCAGCCATTGCAGCGACCCAGGGGTCGTCCGCGTTGATGACCATTTTTCCTTGTCCACGATAGACACGCGCCTTGGCGGCGATGTAGTGGGTCATTGCGCCGTGGCGATCCAGATGATCGGCGCTAATGTTGAGCACGACCGCCGCCTGAGCATCAAGGCCGTGGGTAGTATCAAGCTGGAAACTTGAAAGTTCAAGAACATATAACTCAATTGCGCCTGTCGTGGTGTCTTCCTGATCGAGTAGATCCAGGGCAGCAGTACCGAGGTTGCCGCCCACTGCGACCCGACGCCCGGAACAACGAGCCATTTCTCCTACCAGGGTTGTAACAGTGCTTTTGCCGTTGGAACCCGTAATTGCGATCACTGGTGCCTGGGCGTAGCGGGCAAACAGCTCAATGTCTCCCAGCACTGGCACTCCACGCGCCATGGCTGCCACCACTAGCGGTTCAGAAAGGGATACACCCGGACTCACTACTAATTGCTCGGCGCGCGCGAAAATTGCCGCGTCGAACCCTCCTGAAAATACCTCCACGCCTGGCAATTCCTCGCGTAGCCGTGCCAATCCTGGCGGTTCACATCGTGTGTCGGTCACCGCCAGCGGCACTCCGTGACGAGCAAGAAAACGCGTGCAGGACAGCCCGGTAGTCCCTAGACCGACTACCAGGGTAAAAGGTTTGAATTGCATCGCACTGGTCATAGAAAATTTTAAAATTCCTAACGAATTTTCAAGGTTGCCAGGCCAATCAGGACAAGAATCACGGTAATAATCCAGAAACGCACGATCACCCGTGGTTCGGGCCAGCCTTTTAATTCAAAATGATGATGAATTGGTGCCATGCGGAAAATGCGCCGTCCGGTGAACTTGAAAGAAGCAACCTGGAGAATCACAGAAATAGTTT from Gammaproteobacteria bacterium includes the following:
- the murD gene encoding UDP-N-acetylmuramoyl-L-alanine--D-glutamate ligase yields the protein MTSAMQFKPFTLVVGLGTTGLSCTRFLARHGVPLAVTDTRCEPPGLARLREELPGVEVFSGGFDAAIFARAEQLVVSPGVSLSEPLVVAAMARGVPVLGDIELFARYAQAPVIAITGSNGKSTVTTLVGEMARCSGRRVAVGGNLGTAALDLLDQEDTTTGAIELYVLELSSFQLDTTHGLDAQAAVVLNISADHLDRHGAMTHYIAAKARVYRGQGKMVINADDPWVAAMAEPQRQISRFTLGIPHTPSDYGVRPGPGGDWIARGATLLMPTAEVKMIGRHNLANALAALALAEAVELPIDPCLNTLREFAGLPHRCQLVAELDGVAWYNDSKGTNVGATEAACAGLTGPLILIAGGQGKDQDFTPLRAALVGKARTVILIGADALRIRRVLEGWMPVEDAPDLPAAVNRARELAQSGDRVLLSPACASFDMFRDYVDRGESFIRAVQQSSSHIQLF